A single Acidobacteriaceae bacterium DNA region contains:
- a CDS encoding purine-nucleoside phosphorylase encodes MADQKQPTTATESNAPDLHTRVTQALTHIFLKTDVQPALGIILGSGLGGFASQVENPTVIPYSEIPNFPRSTVEGHEGKLVLGTIAGVPVAVMQGRVHAYEGYAMSEVTFPTRVLGLLGCKALIVTNAAGGINKSFAQGGIVCISDHINLTGQNAALGPNDPRFAIRPGAGLRFFDMTTAYSPRLRKLAAEKAARQNIPLPEGVYLAVLGPSYETPAEIRAFRTLGADLVGMSTVHEVIIAQHMGVEVLGLSLVTNMAAGVVDQPIHHAEVMETGLRVEAQFTSLVKALIPQVAAIVANA; translated from the coding sequence ATGGCCGATCAGAAGCAGCCGACAACCGCCACAGAGTCAAACGCGCCAGACCTCCACACGCGCGTCACGCAGGCCCTCACCCATATCTTCCTCAAGACTGACGTACAGCCGGCACTCGGCATCATCCTCGGCTCCGGCCTCGGCGGGTTCGCGTCTCAGGTCGAAAACCCCACCGTCATCCCCTACAGCGAGATCCCGAACTTCCCGCGCTCCACCGTCGAAGGCCACGAGGGCAAACTCGTCCTCGGCACCATCGCGGGCGTTCCCGTCGCCGTCATGCAGGGCCGCGTGCACGCCTACGAAGGCTACGCAATGTCTGAGGTCACGTTCCCCACACGCGTGCTCGGGCTGCTCGGCTGCAAAGCGCTCATCGTCACCAACGCCGCCGGCGGCATCAACAAGTCCTTCGCGCAGGGCGGCATCGTCTGCATCTCCGACCACATCAACCTTACCGGCCAGAATGCCGCCCTCGGGCCCAACGATCCGCGCTTCGCCATCCGCCCCGGCGCGGGCCTGCGCTTCTTCGACATGACCACCGCCTACTCGCCGCGCCTGCGCAAACTTGCCGCCGAAAAGGCCGCGCGCCAGAACATCCCGCTGCCCGAAGGCGTCTACCTCGCCGTCCTTGGCCCCAGCTACGAAACACCCGCCGAGATCCGCGCCTTCCGCACCCTGGGCGCCGACCTCGTCGGCATGTCCACCGTGCATGAGGTCATCATCGCGCAGCACATGGGCGTCGAAGTCCTCGGCCTCTCACTCGTCACCAACATGGCAGCAGGCGTCGTCGATCAACCCATCCATCACGCCGAAGTCATGGAGACTGGCCTACGCGTCGAAGCCCAATTCACCTCGCTCGTCAAAGCCCTCATCCCGCAAGTCGCAGCAATCGTTGCCAACGCATAA
- a CDS encoding MmcQ/YjbR family DNA-binding protein: protein MATIADFRRIALSFPNAEEASHMGQPDFRVGGHIFATLAMADKGYGNLMLTPEIQAGFVADAPEVFLPISGGWGRMGATHIILAAVDKDTLHDALQTAYKLRVEKNASTRRPKSRKPH, encoded by the coding sequence GTGGCCACCATCGCCGACTTCCGCCGCATCGCGCTCTCGTTTCCCAATGCGGAAGAAGCTTCGCACATGGGACAGCCCGACTTCCGTGTCGGCGGCCACATCTTCGCCACGCTCGCGATGGCAGACAAGGGCTACGGCAACCTCATGCTCACCCCCGAAATCCAGGCAGGCTTCGTCGCCGACGCGCCTGAAGTCTTCCTGCCCATTTCCGGAGGCTGGGGCCGCATGGGCGCCACACACATCATCCTCGCCGCCGTCGACAAAGACACGCTGCACGACGCGCTCCAGACTGCCTACAAACTCCGCGTCGAAAAGAACGCTTCCACCCGCAGGCCAAAGAGCCGTAAACCGCACTAG
- a CDS encoding deoxyhypusine synthase — protein sequence MATKKELLQNKIQHIDITEHNVVPLVDAMASMAYSSRDLARAANIYDMMLRDTECGVILCLAGSLISAGLQKVIVDLVRNNMVDAIVSTGANIVDQDFFEALGFRHYIAGDEYKYGAGDADLRELMIDRIYDTFIDEEELRICDETTEKIINGMKPGAYSSREFIREMGRYLKENGRTPEKGNADSIVLACYEKNVPIFCPAFSDCSFGFGIVAHMHARQGKPHCSIDSGKDFYELTQIKIQNPTTGLLMIGGGVPKNFAQDIVVAADILGVEASMHKYAIQITVADARDGALSGSTLKEASSWGKVDLTYEQMVFAEATIAFPLIAGYAYHKKAFAARKGKAFAEKLDLVTA from the coding sequence ATGGCTACCAAAAAAGAACTCCTCCAAAACAAGATTCAGCACATCGACATCACCGAGCACAATGTTGTGCCGCTGGTGGACGCGATGGCTTCGATGGCCTATAGCTCGCGCGATCTGGCGCGTGCGGCCAACATTTACGACATGATGCTGCGCGATACCGAGTGCGGCGTCATCCTTTGCCTCGCCGGCTCGCTTATCTCGGCCGGCCTGCAGAAGGTCATCGTCGACCTGGTGCGCAACAACATGGTCGATGCGATCGTCTCGACCGGCGCGAACATCGTCGACCAGGACTTCTTCGAGGCGCTCGGCTTCCGCCACTACATCGCGGGTGACGAGTACAAGTACGGCGCGGGCGATGCCGACCTGCGCGAGCTGATGATCGACCGCATCTATGACACGTTCATCGACGAGGAAGAACTCCGCATCTGCGATGAGACGACCGAGAAGATCATCAACGGAATGAAGCCCGGCGCGTACAGCTCGCGTGAGTTCATCCGCGAGATGGGACGCTACCTAAAGGAGAACGGCCGCACGCCTGAGAAGGGCAACGCGGACTCGATCGTCCTTGCCTGCTATGAGAAGAACGTGCCGATCTTCTGCCCCGCGTTCTCGGACTGCTCGTTCGGCTTTGGCATCGTGGCACACATGCACGCGCGCCAGGGCAAGCCGCACTGTTCCATCGATTCAGGGAAGGACTTCTACGAGCTGACGCAGATCAAGATCCAGAACCCGACGACGGGGCTGCTGATGATCGGCGGAGGCGTGCCGAAGAATTTCGCGCAGGACATCGTGGTCGCGGCCGACATCCTCGGGGTCGAGGCCTCGATGCACAAGTACGCGATCCAGATCACAGTGGCCGACGCCCGCGACGGTGCGCTCTCCGGCTCGACGCTCAAGGAAGCAAGCTCCTGGGGCAAGGTCGACCTGACCTACGAGCAGATGGTCTTCGCCGAAGCGACGATCGCATTCCCGCTGATTGCAGGCTACGCGTATCACAAGAAGGCGTTCGCAGCGCGCAAGGGCAAGGCGTTTGCGGAAAAGCTGGATCTGGTGACGGCGTAA
- the udk gene encoding uridine kinase: MPQPEQLSLPAQPILIGIAGCSGSGKTTLARELAAQLEATLFPLDLYYRDLAHFPLDSRCKQNFDHPDSLESELFIPHLLALKQGHAIDRPIYDFRTHTRVPGAFDRIQPTRFVVVEGIMALHWPELCAAYDLSVYVHAPDELCLARRIHRDIRERGRTEDSVREQYNAAVKPMADLYVIPSQTRATMTVLGTDALDWSIEQIFRELRTRGLL; the protein is encoded by the coding sequence GTGCCCCAGCCCGAACAGCTCAGCCTTCCCGCGCAGCCGATCCTCATCGGCATCGCCGGCTGTTCCGGCTCTGGCAAGACCACCCTCGCGCGCGAGCTCGCCGCGCAGCTTGAGGCCACACTCTTCCCGCTCGACCTCTACTACCGCGATCTCGCGCACTTCCCGCTTGACTCGCGATGTAAGCAAAACTTCGACCACCCCGATTCGCTCGAGAGCGAGCTATTCATCCCGCATCTCCTCGCGCTCAAGCAGGGCCACGCCATCGACCGCCCCATCTACGACTTCCGCACGCACACCCGCGTGCCAGGCGCCTTCGACCGCATCCAGCCCACGCGCTTCGTCGTCGTCGAAGGCATTATGGCGCTGCACTGGCCCGAGCTCTGCGCAGCCTACGATCTCTCCGTCTACGTCCACGCACCCGACGAGCTCTGCCTCGCCCGCCGCATCCACCGCGACATCCGCGAGCGCGGCCGCACCGAAGACTCCGTCCGCGAGCAGTACAACGCTGCCGTCAAGCCTATGGCCGACCTCTACGTCATCCCTTCACAAACCCGCGCCACCATGACCGTACTCGGCACCGACGCCCTCGACTGGTCCATCGAACAGATCTTCCGAGAACTGCGCACGCGCGGGTTATTGTGA